The genomic region GTGCCATCAaagtcgacgagggcgacaaCTGTGTTACTATGCTGGTGGTGGCctgaggagcgcgacggtgacggcggcgtgctGGGTGCCGTGGCGCTCGTGCGTGGTGATCGTCTATGCCCAGATACAGATTGGTGCGAGAGCCTGGACGCGTGCCCAGTACTACTATCTTCGAGACCACTGGCTGCGGCACTGGCCGCACTGGCCCTCTTCATGCTTGGACCTGCGGAAGAGGACGCGTGGGCATTCGAGTAGCGAGTGTGATGGctcgatgaggaagagggatTGTGGTGGTGTTGGAGTTGGTGGttgtgggtgtgggtgtggttgtggttgtggtggtggttgtgCTGGTCATGTACCCTGCCCGTCATCCCGTTCGTCGCGGCTGCAATGGTCGAgtcggaggaggatgccgaggaccATTGTTGTGGTGGGTCAGTGGTCCCCGGCTGCAGACGCGCTGCGGCGTCTGCGTGCTGCATAATGAGCGGCGTAGTGGGAGAGGGAATGGGAGAAAGAGTGTTGTTTAGGATGTAAGAAGGAACAAAGGGATGCGACAAGAAGGTGGGTGGAATGGGTttgagtggaggtggtcgTGTTGGTCCCCCCAATTACCAGAGTTACTTTGTGCTTGAGTGTGATGGGTGATAGTCTGAGTGTCTACTATGGCAGTATAGTCGTATAGTCGGATTCTAGTGTCTATGGTCAGCTAccaggaggaagggggggcACCCGGTGGCGCATGAGCGTGACGGCCCGGTTCAGGACCAAATCCAGGACTTGATCGTTAGTGCGGTTCAACCAAAGCGGGTTGCGCGGTCGGGGTGCCTCAGCCGCAAATTGAGGGGTTCAAAAACTATTAAAGGTAATACAAAGCTGCCGATAAAGGGAAATATCTGCAGGGAAATCTCAGGGTCACAACCAGATGGGCTGAAGGAATCATACTAAGTGACGGAGAGCTCAAGAGCTAAGCTATAGGGTTGTCAACCGACAAATATTGTCACGGACCACGTACAACCAGGCCTTGGTCATAGATTTCTAGATCTCTGGATCTCTCATGATCTCATGACCTGATAGACCCCACCCGCTTACGccaccctcccctccctttACTTTCAATTCCCATCCGAGCAAGCCCCAAGGACGGACAGAGCTGATGACTGGAATCATTGAGGGCAAGCGGCGCGGACGAGTGCTGGCCGTGTGGCGTGGCGAGATTACTTTTTCCAGGGTTAGATCACTAGATAGCTGATGGTGCCGCAAGCCTGGGCGCCCGCGATTTAGTTTTAGTGGTGCCGAAATACCGGAGATATGCCGGAGACGCGGGGCCGTGGATGGCGCCAAGGTATGTGGACTTTGCTGGGATTTGATGGGGTCGCGTGGCCGAGGGCTGTGCAGATAGGAAGGGGTAAAGCTGCACTGTCCAACTCGCCTCGTGCCAGTCACACAGCGTCCCGGGCACCGATTGATCGAGCTGCAAAGTCACTGTGCATTCCTGGCCGTGTAGCCCACTGTGCAAAGCAGGGTGTTGTCGTCAACGTGGCGGTCAAGGTGGCACGAAGGCGCTGCCACAGATTATGGAATCCAAACAGCTATACATCATAGTGTACGCGACTCATACTAACGCGACGCGTTCTGCATCCGAAACCCAGCGTGGCGGAAGTATTCCAGTATTCCAGCAGTCCAGCAGCCTGAAAGCATGACCCCGAAATATGGAGGCTTGTCTACGCGCTTTCTTCTCTATTGGCTCCCTCGTCGGTGAGCGTGCTGAGAGTAGCGGCGCCGAATGGCACACATGGATGTCACGCAAATAATGGTCATGACGGCAGCTACGTCAAGGTGGGCCTATGTGGGTTGTCGAACATTGAAAAATGCAACACGCGTTGGATTGCCCTGATCCAAGGCGTTCCTGGTCCAACCTGACATGCATGACCTGAGTAGAGACGACGTCGTATGACTATAGTATTTATCTTGAGAGGTTGAGAAAACCGGATTGGGTTCTTCCAGATTTTCGGGGTGCGGCAGGTCTGGAAATTGCCAGGTCAGGCGGTGGGGTTCAGGTTTCTTTGGAAGACAAGCATGCCATCTGCTGATATGCTAATATACTAATAAGCAGAGCATGTCCCCAAGAACCCCAACTGTGCTTTGCTTTGCTTGTGCTGGTCAGGACCCACGACCTAGGATCCAGGAACTCTTCGGTCGAGTTGCAATCATCGCCTCAGATGTAACGGTACTTGTAGCGATTTCGGTGCTGGCTTTTGGAGGATACTGCGTGAGCACGACTGGATTCGCAACTTGGATAATCCAAGTCAAGTAGAGCTGGGGAATGGGGGATTACTGGGTGGTCACCTTCAGCGATCATCTGCATCCTGGATCGCCTGATCGCCTGATCGCCTGATCACATAAGCTCCTGATTTTGGCCAGATGGGGTCCAAACCCTCGAGGAGTCGTTTGCTTCAAAGGGCTGACGCACGGGTGGATCCGGTCATTTGGGGCGGGGCTGTGACAAGGACATCACAGAACAATCCTCCCGGTATGAACGTCTAAACCAGGGGCTTGGAACTGATGTTCTTGCGTTGAGGCGCAAGGATGACAAGGTAGGTCCAGCCAGAACCATCGGCAGATCCGCGGATATGCGAATTCATGGAGAGAGTGGAAGACAGCTTCAGCGGCGACGGAGACTCCAAGGAAGATCGCGGGCTAAGGCGAGGTAACCAAAAATTCAAAACTATTTCAAGGAGTAGGCTGGTAAGAACCAAGACGGTGACAGCGACCAGCCTGATGATCATGAACCATGTCAGTCAGGCAGACTGGCGGATCTGAATTCGTTGAGGAATAGTAAATTGAGCTAATAGCAAATACTAATCGCTAGGCTCAGAGGATCAGATTTCTATCACCACGTGGTTGAGTTCGCCACGTGCCGCCACAGTCCAAACTCCGGCCGGCGCTGCCCATCACGGGCACCTGGATTCGCCGGGCCTCCTACGCCCCCGAGTCCATGGGCCAGCCGACACTACAgccgtgctcgtcgtcgccgtcgcaTCCAGCCAGTACCACCGTCACcatgcgcgccgccgctgtcCTCCGGAACGCCGCCAAGGGCGCGGCCACTCCCAAGCCCATGTCCGCTGAGCCTACACTCTACCACCTTGCCCCAACCGTGAGCCCCTCCCTAATCCGGCTgcgctaaccccagggCTTCTGGAAGAAGTTCCGTACGTGTTCATTgcaggcgcgcgacgccggaGACAACTAGGCTGTATGAGGGGAACACCTGGGGACTGGGATAGCATGGGGCATGTCGGGCCTGTGGTCTTGCATTGTGGGAGAAGGTTGCGCACCTCTGCCCCTCGCTTGATCGTATGACGCCGTCGGACCTACATCGCTGcactcctccttccctccaccgTCCTCCCCCGGTTCACCGGCTCCCCCATTTCTGCGCCCGCACCCGCACCGACTGCAGCAGGCACTAACTCCAGGCGACGCCGTGGTCGTGAACCCCCTCATCTCGTCCGGTCTCCCTCTCCAGGACCGGAACCGCtaccctcctcccgcctCGCGTCCGGAGCGCTACGCGACCCCGGCCACTGCCGCGAGCGACGTCGCCTTCAACCAGTACTACAACCGCGACGTGCGCCGCGCGTACCCGAGGACTAGCGTCGTGAcccaggccgagctcaGTGCGCTCCTCATTGCCGCGCCCGCCCTCCAGGCGGTCAGCGAAGGCGCAGAGGGCGTCGACACTGCCTCGTCCCACACGGTCCTGGTCACCGCCGCGAACGCACCGGCACTCACTGCTGTCATCGAGCAGCTGCCGACTGGTCGCTCGtttgtcggcggcggcctcgagacCGCCTCCCGCGAGGGCCTGCCGCCTACCCCGCCTGGATCGCTGCCGGGCGGTGCCAAGTGGGTCCCCAAGCGGGGGACAGACATCCCTGTCAACCCCGACACTTATTTCCCCATTGAGGGCTTTAACTAGGCTCTCTCTATGAAGAGAATAGAGATGTAAGGCAGTGCATTGGCGGTCGGCGGCATGGAGGCTCGTGCTGGAGTGGAGAGAGTGTGAATGACGTCCCGGTGAAATTACCCAGGGCTACAAGGGCGGGAAATGGTGGCGTCTGGAAGCCAGATGTGTTCCCTTCAATGACTGCAGACAAGCGTCCTCTAACGTCTGACTCTCATCCAGACGCTTACCCCAGTCCCTCAAGTGCGGCTGGCCGTCGGCAGCTTACCATATTTAGCTTTCGCGTGTGCCAGCCACCTTTTGACGCCACAACCTCGCCGCTGTTGCCGgacctccttcttgatTTTGGCCATGGCGGCTCTGTGCATCCAGCCATGGGTATGAgccacctcggccgctCTTTCCGGTTTCAGACGAGCACCGTTCCGTCCCTAGTGGTACATTTAGCGGCAAGACGGGCAGATACTTCAAAGGATGCCTCATGTGGCAAAGGAGGGGCAGCTGAAGGAGGAATCTGGCACTCTGGCAGGCAGGCCCTGCCGTTGTTGAGCTCGAGTCCCATTGCGGCCCTCC from Cutaneotrichosporon cavernicola HIS019 DNA, chromosome: 2 harbors:
- a CDS encoding uncharacterized protein (kda subunit); translation: MRAAAVLRNAAKGAATPKPMSAEPTLYHLAPTGFWKKFRDAVVVNPLISSGLPLQDRNRYPPPASRPERYATPATAASDVAFNQYYNRDVRRAYPRTSVVTQAELSALLIAAPALQAVSEGAEGVDTASSHTVLVTAANAPALTAVIEQLPTGRSFVGGGLETASREGLPPTPPGSLPGGAKWVPKRGTDIPVNPDTYFPIEGFN